In a genomic window of Vigna angularis cultivar LongXiaoDou No.4 chromosome 6, ASM1680809v1, whole genome shotgun sequence:
- the LOC108343289 gene encoding stem-specific protein TSJT1 isoform X2, whose product MLAILSSSVVSPPEELVAAGSRTPSPKTSAAKLLTRFVESKASAVSLQVGEHVQLAYTHHSESPWHPRSFAVKDEIFCLFEGALDNLGSLRQQYGLAKSASEVILVIEAYKALRDRAPYPANRVVCHLSGSFAFIVFDKSTSTVFVASDQAGKVPLFWGITADGYVAFADDADLLKGSCGKSLASFPQGCFYSTAVGGLRCYENPKNKITAVPAEEEEIWGATFKVWFRYDVFGWLG is encoded by the exons atgttgGCAATCTTGAGCAGCTCTGTGGTGTCGCCTCCCGAGGAGTTGGTAGCCGCAGGCAGTCGAACACCGTCACCAAAGACATCAGCAGCGAAACTACTGACACGTTTTGTGGAAAGCAAAGCATCGGCGGTGTCGCTGCAGGTGGGGGAACATGTGCAGTTGGCTTACACACACCACAGCGAATCACCCTGGCATCCTAg ATCATTTGCTGTTAAGGATGAAATATTCTGCTTGTTTGAGGGAGCTCTTGACAATTTGGGCAGTCTGAGACAACAGTATGGACTGGCCAAATCAGCCAGTGAAGTGATTTTGGTGATTGAGGCTTACAAAGCTTTGCGTGATCGAGCACCCTACCCTGCCAATCGTGTTGTTTGCCACCTCAGTGGGAGCTTTGCTTTTATAGTTTTTGACAAGTCCACTTCTACAGTCTTTGTGGCTTCT GATCAAGCTGGTAAAGTTCCTCTCTTTTGGGGAATTACAGCTGATGGATACGTAGCTTTTGCTGATGATGCAGACTTGCTTAAAGGTTCTTGTGGCAAGTCGCTTGCTTCTTTCCCTCAAG GATGCTTTTACTCTACAGCAGTTGGAGGATTGAGATGCTATGAGAATCCAAAGAACAAGATTACTGCAGTACCTgccgaagaagaagaaatctGGGGTGCGACTTTTAAG GTCTGGTTTAGGTACGACGTCTTTGGCTGGCTGGGTTAA
- the LOC108343289 gene encoding stem-specific protein TSJT1 isoform X3, with the protein MLAILSSSVVSPPEELVAAGSRTPSPKTSAAKLLTRFVESKASAVSLQVGEHVQLAYTHHSESPWHPRSFAVKDEIFCLFEGALDNLGSLRQQYGLAKSASEVILVIEAYKALRDRAPYPANRVVCHLSGSFAFIVFDKSTSTVFVASDQAGKVPLFWGITADGYVAFADDADLLKGSCGKSLASFPQGCFYSTAVGGLRCYENPKNKITAVPAEEEEIWGATFKWLAGLV; encoded by the exons atgttgGCAATCTTGAGCAGCTCTGTGGTGTCGCCTCCCGAGGAGTTGGTAGCCGCAGGCAGTCGAACACCGTCACCAAAGACATCAGCAGCGAAACTACTGACACGTTTTGTGGAAAGCAAAGCATCGGCGGTGTCGCTGCAGGTGGGGGAACATGTGCAGTTGGCTTACACACACCACAGCGAATCACCCTGGCATCCTAg ATCATTTGCTGTTAAGGATGAAATATTCTGCTTGTTTGAGGGAGCTCTTGACAATTTGGGCAGTCTGAGACAACAGTATGGACTGGCCAAATCAGCCAGTGAAGTGATTTTGGTGATTGAGGCTTACAAAGCTTTGCGTGATCGAGCACCCTACCCTGCCAATCGTGTTGTTTGCCACCTCAGTGGGAGCTTTGCTTTTATAGTTTTTGACAAGTCCACTTCTACAGTCTTTGTGGCTTCT GATCAAGCTGGTAAAGTTCCTCTCTTTTGGGGAATTACAGCTGATGGATACGTAGCTTTTGCTGATGATGCAGACTTGCTTAAAGGTTCTTGTGGCAAGTCGCTTGCTTCTTTCCCTCAAG GATGCTTTTACTCTACAGCAGTTGGAGGATTGAGATGCTATGAGAATCCAAAGAACAAGATTACTGCAGTACCTgccgaagaagaagaaatctGGGGTGCGACTTTTAAG TGGTTGGCAGGTCTGGTTTAG
- the LOC108343289 gene encoding stem-specific protein TSJT1 isoform X1, whose protein sequence is MLAILSSSVVSPPEELVAAGSRTPSPKTSAAKLLTRFVESKASAVSLQVGEHVQLAYTHHSESPWHPRSFAVKDEIFCLFEGALDNLGSLRQQYGLAKSASEVILVIEAYKALRDRAPYPANRVVCHLSGSFAFIVFDKSTSTVFVASDQAGKVPLFWGITADGYVAFADDADLLKGSCGKSLASFPQGCFYSTAVGGLRCYENPKNKITAVPAEEEEIWGATFKVEGSTVLAATEY, encoded by the exons atgttgGCAATCTTGAGCAGCTCTGTGGTGTCGCCTCCCGAGGAGTTGGTAGCCGCAGGCAGTCGAACACCGTCACCAAAGACATCAGCAGCGAAACTACTGACACGTTTTGTGGAAAGCAAAGCATCGGCGGTGTCGCTGCAGGTGGGGGAACATGTGCAGTTGGCTTACACACACCACAGCGAATCACCCTGGCATCCTAg ATCATTTGCTGTTAAGGATGAAATATTCTGCTTGTTTGAGGGAGCTCTTGACAATTTGGGCAGTCTGAGACAACAGTATGGACTGGCCAAATCAGCCAGTGAAGTGATTTTGGTGATTGAGGCTTACAAAGCTTTGCGTGATCGAGCACCCTACCCTGCCAATCGTGTTGTTTGCCACCTCAGTGGGAGCTTTGCTTTTATAGTTTTTGACAAGTCCACTTCTACAGTCTTTGTGGCTTCT GATCAAGCTGGTAAAGTTCCTCTCTTTTGGGGAATTACAGCTGATGGATACGTAGCTTTTGCTGATGATGCAGACTTGCTTAAAGGTTCTTGTGGCAAGTCGCTTGCTTCTTTCCCTCAAG GATGCTTTTACTCTACAGCAGTTGGAGGATTGAGATGCTATGAGAATCCAAAGAACAAGATTACTGCAGTACCTgccgaagaagaagaaatctGGGGTGCGACTTTTAAG GTGGAGGGATCAACAGTTCTTGCAGCCACAGAGTACTAG